A window from Akkermansia muciniphila encodes these proteins:
- a CDS encoding bifunctional helix-turn-helix transcriptional regulator/GNAT family N-acetyltransferase, with the protein MDFFNQTGKMAIGSRLRMLTDKITNDAALIFRMYGVDIRPKWFPVFFVLSRGEAKTITSIAREIGHSHPSVSNIVKEMGARGLVKEKKDKTDGRRNLIMLSPKGKKMSDIMEEQYPDVEAAVEQISRQTRNDLWRAIEEWEGLLAEKTLLERVKEAKREREGRDVAIVPYEPRYRDAFKTLNEEWITAHWQMEEPDHHALDHPQEHILDKGGHIFVALYKEKPVGVCALCKKDDPVHQYELAKLAVSPSAQGKGIGMLLCRTVIAKAKELGCKKIFLESNTLLRPAIQLYRKAGFKEVAIYHPSYERVDIQMELALQ; encoded by the coding sequence ATGGATTTCTTCAACCAGACAGGGAAAATGGCCATTGGAAGCAGGCTGCGCATGCTGACGGACAAAATAACGAATGACGCCGCCCTGATCTTCCGGATGTACGGCGTGGACATCCGCCCCAAATGGTTTCCCGTATTCTTTGTCCTGTCACGGGGGGAGGCCAAAACCATCACCTCCATTGCCAGGGAAATAGGGCATTCCCACCCGTCCGTCAGCAACATTGTCAAGGAGATGGGCGCCAGGGGGCTGGTGAAAGAAAAAAAGGACAAAACGGACGGACGGAGAAACCTTATCATGCTGTCCCCCAAGGGAAAGAAAATGTCCGATATCATGGAGGAACAATATCCCGACGTAGAAGCCGCCGTGGAACAAATTTCCCGCCAAACCCGGAACGACCTGTGGCGCGCCATTGAAGAATGGGAAGGGCTGCTGGCGGAAAAAACGCTGCTGGAACGGGTGAAGGAAGCAAAAAGGGAACGGGAAGGCCGGGACGTGGCCATTGTTCCCTACGAGCCCCGCTACCGGGACGCCTTCAAGACGCTCAATGAAGAATGGATTACGGCGCACTGGCAGATGGAAGAACCGGACCATCACGCGCTGGACCACCCGCAGGAGCACATTCTGGACAAGGGCGGCCACATTTTCGTGGCACTTTACAAGGAAAAGCCGGTCGGCGTGTGCGCCCTGTGCAAGAAGGATGACCCCGTTCATCAGTACGAGCTGGCCAAGCTAGCCGTCAGCCCCAGCGCGCAGGGCAAAGGCATCGGCATGCTGTTGTGCCGGACCGTCATCGCCAAGGCGAAGGAACTGGGCTGCAAAAAAATCTTTCTGGAAAGCAATACCCTGCTCCGCCCGGCCATCCAGCTGTACAGGAAGGCGGGATTCAAGGAAGTTGCCATCTATCACCCGTCCTATGAGCGGGTGGATATACAGATGGAACTGGCGCTCCAGTAA
- the dinB gene encoding DNA polymerase IV produces the protein MKQRKIIHVDMDAFYASIEQRDHPEYRGKPIAVGRPEMRGVVAAASYEARRFGVRSAMPSMKAMKLCPKLIFTSNRMDVYKSVSAQIRSIFHRYTDLVEPLSLDEAFLDVTENKPGIPLAVDIARRIKREIRQELHLTASAGVSYNKFLAKIASDYRKPDGLFTIHPSRAEEFIARLPIEAFWGVGHATAERMRALSITNGAQLRERDMEFLVRHFGKIGGVFYNFARGIDERPVEPFRIRKSVGCEETYREDATKAQALETHLPLLSEELAGRLARSGFQGNTLTLKVKFPDFVQKSRSITVPDCLTEIEDILPLARTLMEDLDSGDRTFRLLGLSVSHPREEHSGGIWEQLWLDLEY, from the coding sequence ATGAAACAGAGAAAAATCATCCATGTGGATATGGATGCCTTTTACGCATCCATTGAACAGCGCGACCATCCGGAATACCGCGGCAAACCCATTGCCGTAGGCAGGCCGGAGATGCGCGGCGTGGTGGCGGCGGCCAGTTATGAGGCGCGCCGCTTCGGCGTGCGTTCCGCCATGCCTTCCATGAAGGCGATGAAACTCTGCCCCAAGCTGATTTTCACCAGCAACCGCATGGACGTGTACAAATCCGTTTCAGCGCAGATACGCTCCATCTTCCACCGTTACACGGACCTGGTGGAACCCCTTTCCCTGGATGAGGCTTTTCTGGACGTCACGGAGAACAAGCCGGGCATTCCGCTGGCTGTAGATATTGCACGGCGCATCAAAAGGGAAATCCGGCAGGAGCTTCATCTCACGGCCTCCGCAGGCGTTTCCTACAATAAATTCCTGGCAAAGATCGCTTCCGACTACCGCAAGCCGGACGGCCTGTTCACCATTCACCCCTCACGCGCAGAGGAATTCATCGCGCGGCTTCCCATTGAGGCTTTCTGGGGGGTAGGCCACGCCACCGCCGAACGCATGCGCGCCCTCTCCATCACCAACGGAGCCCAGCTCCGGGAACGGGACATGGAATTCCTGGTCCGCCATTTCGGCAAGATAGGCGGCGTTTTCTATAACTTCGCCCGCGGCATTGACGAACGCCCCGTGGAACCCTTCCGCATCCGCAAATCCGTAGGGTGCGAGGAGACCTACCGGGAAGACGCCACCAAAGCCCAGGCTCTGGAAACGCACCTTCCCCTCCTGTCTGAAGAGCTCGCGGGGCGCCTGGCGCGCTCCGGATTCCAGGGCAATACGCTGACGCTGAAAGTCAAATTCCCGGACTTCGTCCAAAAGTCCCGGAGCATTACCGTTCCGGATTGCCTGACGGAGATAGAGGACATCCTTCCCCTCGCCCGCACCCTGATGGAAGACCTGGATTCCGGAGACCGCACCTTCCGCCTGCTGGGCCTGTCCGTTTCCCATCCCAGGGAAGAGCACTCCGGGGGAATCTGGGAACAGTTGTGGCTGGACCTGGAGTACTAA
- a CDS encoding peptide-methionine (R)-S-oxide reductase, producing the protein MNQEERKQWRSWIGTIAEGVAGVMAVDGGIPASQDVPDPGPSRTRRPLTETEKRIIEHQGTEPPFSGEFVNCFEQGTYSCRKCGEALFRSEDKFDAGCGWPCFDDSLPDAVRSIHSGSGRRTEITCSHCGAHLGHIFTGEHLTLKDTRYCVNSLSLEFQAEPQPAMAESAH; encoded by the coding sequence ATGAATCAGGAAGAACGGAAACAATGGAGATCATGGATAGGGACGATCGCTGAAGGCGTGGCAGGCGTCATGGCCGTGGACGGGGGGATTCCCGCCTCCCAGGACGTGCCTGACCCCGGCCCTTCCCGGACGCGCCGGCCCCTCACGGAAACGGAGAAGCGCATCATCGAACACCAGGGTACGGAACCGCCCTTTTCCGGGGAGTTCGTTAATTGCTTTGAGCAGGGGACCTATTCCTGTCGCAAGTGCGGGGAAGCCCTGTTCCGGTCGGAAGATAAATTTGACGCCGGATGCGGCTGGCCCTGCTTTGACGACTCCCTGCCGGACGCTGTCAGGAGCATCCACTCGGGTTCCGGACGGCGCACGGAGATCACGTGCTCCCATTGCGGCGCCCATCTGGGCCACATCTTCACCGGGGAACACCTGACGCTGAAGGATACCCGCTACTGCGTCAACTCCCTTTCCCTGGAATTCCAGGCGGAACCGCAGCCTGCCATGGCAGAGAGCGCCCATTGA
- a CDS encoding alpha/beta fold hydrolase → MRMTALRIIPVLLALLLAYATGAEPRIAFLGDSIPYSGQWPALVESALRQTPAYRDAEIVSMALPSETVSGLSEPGHAGGAFPRPCLHDRLDSILSKYRPTLVIACYGMNDGMMKPFSETGFHAFKKGMERLKRRVEAAGAQFIAITPPLYMADAPEKDAARYNQVLDTYAAWLVSRKKDGWKVVDMRPELARQIREAKKKNPKFIYAGDGVHPGREGHFMIAGAVWPPLASILRLPSRVRFPEGDDFKKILDRHNLYKLAWLTETGHQRPGIPKGVPVSVLPCLREGVSVSEWQGFPSLRFKVAGRNATLVLPGTPAETRPWIWRQEFFGHEPQADVALLKEGFHVAYVDVQNMYGAPTAMKIMDQFYHTLVRDYGLSPKTVLEGFSRGGLFSFNWAALHPDRVAAMYVDAPVCDVASWPGGKGKGKGSPEDWRRLLDAYGVTEQEALSGKLSPVNRLAPLAEARIPVLAVVGDADDVVPVEENMAVVERKYRAMGGSIRVIHKPGMGHHPHSLPDPAPIVDFILKSVRKTGTPAAERETQVSG, encoded by the coding sequence ATGAGAATGACCGCCCTGCGCATCATCCCGGTACTGCTGGCCCTGCTTCTGGCGTATGCCACGGGTGCTGAACCCAGAATTGCCTTTTTGGGGGACAGTATCCCGTATTCGGGCCAGTGGCCTGCCCTGGTGGAATCAGCCCTGCGGCAGACGCCGGCCTACCGGGACGCGGAAATAGTCAGCATGGCCCTTCCCAGTGAAACAGTCTCCGGCCTGTCGGAACCGGGTCACGCCGGGGGCGCCTTTCCCCGCCCCTGCCTCCATGACCGCCTGGATTCCATCCTCTCCAAATACAGGCCCACCCTTGTCATTGCCTGCTACGGCATGAATGACGGCATGATGAAGCCTTTTTCAGAAACCGGCTTCCATGCCTTTAAAAAAGGCATGGAACGGCTGAAGCGGAGGGTGGAAGCCGCCGGGGCCCAATTCATCGCCATCACGCCGCCCCTGTACATGGCGGATGCTCCGGAAAAGGATGCGGCCCGTTACAACCAGGTGCTGGATACCTATGCCGCATGGCTGGTCAGCCGGAAAAAAGACGGCTGGAAGGTGGTGGACATGCGCCCGGAACTTGCCAGGCAAATCCGGGAGGCGAAGAAAAAGAATCCCAAATTCATTTATGCCGGGGACGGCGTCCACCCCGGCCGGGAAGGACACTTCATGATTGCCGGGGCCGTCTGGCCTCCGCTTGCCTCCATCCTCCGCCTGCCCTCCCGCGTCCGTTTTCCGGAAGGGGATGATTTCAAAAAAATCCTGGACCGGCACAACCTTTATAAACTGGCATGGCTGACGGAAACGGGCCACCAGCGCCCCGGCATCCCGAAGGGGGTTCCCGTTTCCGTGCTTCCCTGCCTCCGGGAAGGGGTGAGCGTCTCGGAATGGCAGGGCTTCCCCTCCCTGCGGTTCAAAGTAGCGGGCAGAAACGCCACCCTTGTTCTTCCCGGAACCCCGGCGGAAACCAGGCCGTGGATCTGGCGGCAGGAATTCTTCGGCCATGAGCCCCAGGCGGACGTAGCCCTGCTAAAGGAAGGCTTCCACGTGGCTTATGTGGATGTGCAGAACATGTACGGCGCGCCCACGGCCATGAAGATCATGGACCAGTTTTATCACACCCTGGTCAGGGACTACGGGCTTTCCCCGAAAACGGTCCTGGAAGGGTTCAGCCGTGGGGGGCTCTTTTCCTTTAACTGGGCAGCCCTGCACCCGGACCGGGTAGCAGCCATGTATGTGGACGCCCCCGTCTGCGACGTTGCAAGCTGGCCCGGCGGCAAAGGCAAGGGCAAAGGCTCCCCGGAGGACTGGCGCCGCCTGCTGGACGCCTATGGCGTAACGGAACAGGAAGCCTTATCCGGAAAGCTGAGTCCCGTCAACAGGCTGGCTCCGCTGGCTGAAGCGCGCATTCCGGTGCTTGCCGTGGTGGGGGACGCCGACGACGTGGTGCCCGTGGAGGAAAACATGGCCGTAGTGGAACGGAAGTACCGCGCCATGGGCGGCAGCATCCGGGTGATCCATAAACCGGGCATGGGCCATCATCCGCACAGCCTCCCGGACCCGGCGCCGATTGTGGATTTTATCCTGAAATCCGTTCGCAAAACCGGAACCCCCGCGGCGGAACGGGAAACGCAAGTCTCCGGATAG
- the fabF gene encoding beta-ketoacyl-ACP synthase II yields the protein MTDRRIVITGIGVISPLGNDLASTWEAMKAGRSGIDTIKSMDVTDYSTKIAGEVKDFDPAPYFKTPKDARRVDRFTHFAMGAAGMALKDSGMDLDAEDKTRIGVMVGSGIGGLGTLETQHATLLSKGPTRVSPFMIPYMISNIASGLISMEYGLGGPNMSIVTACATSNHNIGEAWRIMKFGDADVMVCGGAEATILPTGVSGFSNMKALSSRNDEPQRASRPYDVDRDGFVMGEGAGVVILETLEHAQKRGAKIYAELVGYGISADAYHLTAPDPEGRGAARCMQMALEHAGMKPEDIDYINTHGTSTPLGDICETKAIKAVFGDHAKNGLLISSTKSMTGHLLGAAGGVELAACLMAMQDGIIPPTINVDNQDPECDLDCVPNTARKAKVDAALSNSFGFGGHNSSVIVKRFS from the coding sequence ATGACCGACCGCAGAATTGTTATCACCGGCATCGGAGTGATCAGCCCCCTGGGCAATGATCTTGCATCTACCTGGGAAGCCATGAAGGCTGGCCGCAGCGGCATTGACACCATCAAGTCCATGGATGTCACCGACTACTCCACAAAAATCGCCGGTGAAGTCAAGGATTTCGATCCGGCCCCTTATTTCAAGACGCCCAAGGACGCGCGCCGCGTGGACCGCTTCACGCACTTTGCCATGGGCGCGGCCGGAATGGCTCTCAAGGATTCCGGCATGGACCTGGACGCGGAAGACAAAACCCGCATCGGCGTCATGGTGGGCAGCGGCATCGGCGGCCTCGGCACGCTGGAAACCCAGCACGCCACGCTTCTCTCCAAGGGACCGACCCGCGTGTCTCCCTTCATGATCCCATACATGATCAGCAACATCGCCTCCGGCCTCATCTCCATGGAATACGGCCTCGGCGGACCAAACATGTCCATCGTTACGGCCTGCGCCACCTCCAACCACAACATCGGGGAAGCCTGGCGCATCATGAAATTCGGTGATGCGGACGTCATGGTCTGCGGCGGCGCGGAAGCCACCATCCTGCCCACGGGCGTATCCGGCTTCAGCAACATGAAAGCCCTCAGCTCCCGCAATGACGAACCCCAGCGCGCCTCCCGCCCGTATGATGTGGACCGCGACGGCTTCGTCATGGGTGAAGGCGCCGGCGTCGTCATTCTGGAAACGCTGGAACACGCCCAGAAACGCGGCGCAAAAATCTATGCGGAACTTGTGGGCTACGGCATCTCCGCGGACGCCTACCACCTGACGGCTCCGGATCCGGAAGGCCGCGGCGCCGCCCGCTGCATGCAGATGGCCCTGGAACACGCCGGCATGAAGCCGGAAGACATCGACTACATCAACACCCACGGCACCTCCACCCCGCTGGGCGACATCTGTGAAACGAAGGCCATCAAGGCCGTCTTCGGCGATCACGCCAAAAACGGTCTGCTCATCAGCTCCACCAAATCCATGACGGGCCACCTTCTGGGCGCCGCCGGCGGCGTGGAACTGGCAGCCTGCCTCATGGCCATGCAGGACGGCATCATCCCGCCCACCATCAACGTGGACAACCAGGACCCGGAATGCGATCTGGACTGCGTGCCCAACACGGCCCGGAAGGCCAAGGTGGACGCCGCCCTGAGCAACTCCTTCGGCTTCGGCGGACATAACTCCTCCGTCATCGTCAAGAGATTTTCCTGA
- the recR gene encoding recombination mediator RecR, with the protein MNNLDYPLPVLELVAALKQLPGIGTRGAERMALWMLQGHMGEAEAIARTIGQAAEHVTPCPVCGFFSTAGEPCTACRDEERDSSLICVVEQATDVIPIERSSAYRGLYHCLGGKLSPLDDVEPEDLNIHALVERVTRQPGCEVILATGSDVEGEATATYLHHLLKDLDCRVSRPAQGLPAGSGLSHADTLTLMKALEGRTRL; encoded by the coding sequence ATGAATAACCTGGACTATCCCCTTCCCGTACTTGAACTGGTAGCCGCCCTGAAACAGCTTCCGGGCATCGGCACCCGGGGCGCGGAACGCATGGCCCTGTGGATGCTTCAGGGGCACATGGGAGAAGCGGAAGCAATTGCCCGCACCATCGGTCAGGCGGCGGAACACGTCACGCCGTGCCCCGTATGCGGCTTTTTCAGCACCGCCGGCGAACCCTGCACCGCCTGCCGGGATGAGGAGCGGGACAGCTCCCTCATCTGCGTGGTGGAACAGGCTACGGACGTCATTCCCATTGAACGCAGCAGCGCTTACCGCGGACTGTACCACTGCCTGGGCGGGAAGCTCTCCCCTTTGGATGATGTGGAACCGGAAGACCTCAACATCCACGCCCTGGTGGAACGCGTCACCCGTCAGCCGGGCTGTGAAGTCATCCTGGCGACCGGGTCAGATGTGGAGGGAGAAGCCACGGCCACCTACCTGCACCACCTGCTCAAAGACCTGGACTGCAGGGTTTCCCGCCCCGCCCAGGGGCTGCCCGCCGGCTCCGGCCTCAGCCATGCGGACACGCTGACGCTGATGAAGGCCCTGGAAGGCCGCACCCGTCTTTGA
- a CDS encoding sodium:calcium symporter, which translates to MSSSKPQQDEWSGKIGVILAVAGSAVGLGNFLRFPGLAAQYGGGAFMVAYGIMLVLVGLPVAWAEWSIGRRGGQLGAHCAPGVFWYLTKGSRLWKFLGVLAVLGPSSVAFYYMVVEAWCCGYFWKMLTQPEVFSTAEGTAHTFFSFTGMYGDGSALLSDNGLLWIVIGVILLNLGIIYRGISKGIEMFSRWFMPLLLLISLVLLVRILCIGTPDPSQPDRSIEQGLGYMWNPSKVLVEEQDPHSGEWKTVSMVSASHEGAMDEAVRQVEMSAGARRLTKVTLWDGLKNIELWVAAAGQVFLSLSVGTGLILTYASYVRKKEDIALSGLSAAASNEVCEVGIAGMMTVPAAVAFLGVAGAAGQGTFALGFMVLPQAFAKMGSSVIFGSLFFLLLTVAAVTSSISMMQVGLSFIEEFMGLKRKMAVVVQGFFTATGTLIVAWYSGNLLAMDTYDFFLGTLCFFVSAMVMMILFSWKLGVDKGLTDLEDGSVIRIPRIYRFIMKFVTPTLLLTIFLTWLAQNIWVKQAAPIQALGRGEHGAVIPVGFLVAYTLFLLFITMASGRHKVYHGPQ; encoded by the coding sequence ATGTCATCCTCAAAGCCGCAACAAGACGAGTGGTCTGGAAAAATCGGCGTGATTCTTGCTGTGGCCGGAAGCGCCGTGGGGCTGGGTAATTTTCTGCGCTTTCCGGGGCTGGCGGCCCAATATGGCGGGGGAGCCTTCATGGTGGCATACGGCATCATGCTGGTGCTGGTGGGCCTCCCCGTGGCCTGGGCGGAATGGTCCATCGGGCGCCGCGGCGGCCAGCTGGGCGCCCATTGCGCCCCCGGCGTGTTCTGGTACCTGACCAAGGGGTCCAGGTTGTGGAAGTTCCTGGGAGTGCTGGCGGTGCTGGGGCCTTCCTCCGTGGCGTTTTACTACATGGTGGTGGAGGCGTGGTGCTGCGGCTATTTCTGGAAAATGCTGACGCAGCCGGAAGTGTTCTCCACAGCTGAGGGCACGGCGCATACCTTCTTCAGTTTTACAGGCATGTACGGAGACGGGAGCGCCCTCTTGTCAGATAACGGGCTGCTCTGGATCGTCATAGGGGTCATCCTGCTGAACCTGGGAATCATTTACCGGGGTATCAGCAAGGGGATTGAGATGTTTTCACGCTGGTTCATGCCGTTGCTCCTGCTGATTTCCCTGGTGCTGCTGGTGCGCATTTTATGTATTGGAACGCCGGATCCGTCCCAGCCGGACCGCAGCATTGAGCAGGGGCTGGGGTACATGTGGAATCCCAGCAAGGTGCTGGTGGAGGAGCAGGACCCGCACAGCGGAGAGTGGAAGACGGTCTCCATGGTGTCCGCTTCCCATGAGGGGGCCATGGATGAAGCCGTGCGGCAGGTGGAAATGTCCGCAGGGGCCCGGAGGCTTACCAAGGTGACCTTGTGGGACGGGCTGAAAAACATTGAACTCTGGGTGGCCGCGGCCGGACAGGTGTTCCTGAGCCTTTCCGTGGGAACGGGGCTGATCCTGACGTATGCCAGCTATGTCAGGAAGAAGGAGGATATTGCACTGAGCGGCCTTTCCGCGGCCGCCTCCAACGAGGTGTGCGAGGTGGGCATTGCCGGCATGATGACGGTTCCCGCCGCCGTGGCGTTCCTGGGGGTGGCCGGAGCCGCCGGGCAGGGAACCTTTGCGCTGGGCTTCATGGTGCTTCCCCAGGCTTTTGCCAAGATGGGGTCCAGCGTGATCTTCGGCAGCCTGTTTTTCCTGCTCCTGACTGTAGCGGCGGTGACCAGCTCCATTTCCATGATGCAGGTGGGGCTGTCCTTCATTGAGGAATTCATGGGGCTGAAACGCAAGATGGCCGTGGTAGTACAGGGCTTTTTCACGGCCACGGGCACCCTGATCGTCGCCTGGTACAGCGGGAACCTGCTGGCGATGGATACGTATGATTTCTTTCTGGGCACCCTGTGCTTCTTTGTAAGCGCAATGGTCATGATGATTCTGTTTTCCTGGAAGCTGGGGGTGGACAAGGGGCTGACGGACCTGGAGGACGGCTCCGTGATCCGCATTCCCAGGATTTACCGTTTCATCATGAAGTTTGTGACGCCCACGCTCCTGCTGACCATTTTCCTGACCTGGCTGGCTCAGAACATCTGGGTGAAGCAGGCCGCCCCCATCCAGGCGCTGGGGCGCGGAGAACACGGGGCCGTGATTCCGGTGGGCTTTCTGGTGGCTTACACACTGTTTTTGCTCTTCATCACCATGGCGTCCGGAAGGCACAAGGTGTACCACGGGCCGCAGTAG
- a CDS encoding peroxiredoxin: MLLIGKPAPHFSANAVVNGTIVPDFSLDQFKGKKYVILFFYPKDFTFVCPTELIGFQEALGEFDKRDVAVIGCSTDSEFSHWAWVNTPRDQGGIQGVTYPIVSDINKTISADYGVLAGDEEIDEDGNVEVNGELIAYRGLFLIDKDGIVRHQLINDFPLGRSIDEAIRVVDALQHFELYGEVCPLGWHKGDAAMTPSHEGVASYLSK, translated from the coding sequence ATGCTCCTCATTGGAAAACCGGCACCTCATTTTAGTGCAAACGCAGTTGTAAACGGTACCATCGTACCGGATTTCAGTCTTGACCAGTTCAAGGGCAAAAAGTACGTGATCCTGTTCTTCTACCCGAAGGACTTCACATTCGTATGCCCCACCGAACTGATCGGCTTCCAGGAAGCCCTGGGCGAATTCGACAAGCGTGACGTGGCCGTCATAGGCTGCTCCACGGACAGCGAGTTCTCCCACTGGGCCTGGGTGAACACCCCCCGCGACCAGGGCGGCATCCAGGGCGTGACCTATCCCATCGTTTCCGACATCAACAAGACCATTTCCGCCGACTACGGCGTGCTGGCCGGAGACGAGGAAATTGACGAAGACGGCAACGTGGAAGTCAACGGGGAACTGATCGCCTACCGCGGCCTCTTCCTGATTGACAAGGACGGCATCGTCCGCCACCAGCTCATCAACGACTTCCCGCTGGGACGCTCCATTGATGAAGCCATCCGCGTGGTAGACGCCCTCCAGCACTTCGAACTGTACGGAGAAGTCTGCCCCCTTGGCTGGCACAAGGGTGACGCAGCCATGACCCCGTCCCACGAAGGCGTGGCTTCCTACCTCAGCAAGTAA
- a CDS encoding mechanosensitive ion channel family protein, with protein sequence MNMDFMAAAASREDIWTRTMDFLNMPDWLKLEMVQSVGAKILHVVIWLVVSWILLKLLCQVLRKITSLKMSPQASRLTVKIVKNAGYIIIGVEAFALMGFDILTLLGAASIIGVAVGFASQTSLSNIISGLFLVGEKQINLGDMIEVGGITGNVDSINLMSVQLRLANNTMVRIPNEMIIKNPVSNITRFSTRRCDLDLGVDYNCDIEHVVTVLEEVVKQNRLCLDDPAPVIMFTGFQDSSLGFKIGAWCLKDNFLDCQKTLAHDIKHRFAAEGISFPFPTRSLESRTPIKVEISGTPEKNQ encoded by the coding sequence ATGAATATGGATTTCATGGCAGCCGCAGCCTCCAGGGAAGATATCTGGACAAGAACCATGGATTTTCTGAACATGCCGGACTGGCTCAAACTGGAAATGGTGCAGTCCGTGGGCGCTAAAATCCTTCACGTGGTCATCTGGCTGGTGGTAAGCTGGATCCTTTTGAAGCTCCTTTGCCAGGTACTGCGGAAAATAACCAGCCTGAAAATGTCACCACAGGCATCGCGCCTGACGGTAAAAATCGTTAAAAACGCAGGGTACATCATCATCGGCGTGGAAGCCTTCGCCCTGATGGGGTTTGACATCCTTACCCTGCTGGGCGCGGCCAGCATCATCGGCGTGGCGGTGGGCTTCGCCTCCCAGACCTCCTTGTCCAACATCATCAGCGGCCTCTTCCTGGTAGGGGAAAAGCAGATCAACCTGGGGGACATGATTGAAGTGGGGGGCATCACCGGCAATGTGGACTCCATCAACCTCATGTCCGTCCAGCTCCGGCTGGCGAACAACACCATGGTCCGCATTCCCAATGAAATGATCATCAAAAACCCGGTGAGCAATATCACCCGCTTCTCCACGCGCCGCTGTGACCTGGACCTGGGCGTGGACTACAACTGCGATATTGAGCACGTGGTGACCGTGCTGGAGGAAGTAGTCAAGCAAAACAGGCTCTGCCTGGATGATCCGGCGCCCGTCATCATGTTCACGGGGTTTCAGGACTCCTCCCTGGGATTCAAGATAGGCGCCTGGTGCCTTAAGGACAACTTCCTGGACTGCCAGAAAACGCTTGCCCATGACATCAAGCACCGCTTTGCGGCGGAGGGTATTTCCTTCCCCTTCCCCACCCGCAGCCTGGAGAGCAGAACCCCCATCAAGGTGGAAATATCCGGTACGCCGGAGAAAAATCAGTAG
- the pyrH gene encoding UMP kinase, whose protein sequence is MSDTSAPAYQRILLKLSGEALRSPGSMDNISPEIVARIAEEIAQAHRSGVQIGLVVGGGNFWRGAKASVRGMDRATADYVGMLATVMNALALQSALERAGVPCVVQSAIEMKNVAEPFIRLTARSYLDNNKIVIFAAGTGNPFFSTDTTAALRASEINAEVVMKATSVDGVYDADPKKVSGAKRFDAISYQECLERQLKVMDSTAFTLCMDNKKPIIVFDMHEPGNITRALLGEPIGTTIS, encoded by the coding sequence ATGTCTGACACATCCGCACCCGCCTATCAAAGAATCCTCCTGAAACTCAGCGGAGAAGCCCTGCGCAGCCCCGGCAGCATGGACAATATTTCCCCGGAAATCGTCGCCCGCATTGCTGAAGAAATCGCCCAGGCGCACCGTTCCGGCGTTCAGATCGGCCTCGTCGTGGGCGGCGGCAACTTCTGGCGCGGGGCAAAAGCCAGCGTGCGCGGCATGGACCGCGCCACGGCGGATTACGTGGGCATGCTCGCCACGGTCATGAACGCCCTGGCCCTCCAAAGCGCACTGGAACGCGCGGGAGTCCCCTGCGTGGTCCAGTCCGCCATTGAAATGAAAAACGTTGCGGAACCCTTCATCCGCCTGACGGCCCGTTCCTACCTGGACAACAATAAAATCGTCATCTTCGCCGCGGGCACGGGCAACCCGTTCTTTTCCACGGACACCACGGCGGCCCTGCGCGCCAGCGAGATCAATGCGGAAGTAGTGATGAAAGCCACCTCCGTGGACGGCGTGTACGATGCGGACCCCAAGAAAGTTTCCGGCGCCAAACGCTTTGACGCCATCTCCTACCAGGAATGCCTGGAACGCCAGCTCAAGGTGATGGACTCCACCGCATTCACCCTGTGCATGGACAACAAGAAGCCCATCATCGTATTCGATATGCACGAGCCGGGCAACATCACGCGCGCCCTGCTCGGGGAGCCCATCGGCACCACTATCAGCTAA
- the frr gene encoding ribosome recycling factor: protein MDAETLLLETEESMLKAVDFAKQEFSGVRTGKASPGLVENLDVHVSSYGSVMKLKGLAVISTPEPRLILIQPFDPSTVHDIGRAINESKLNLNPLVEGRSIRLPIPALTEERRKDLVKLVKSQAEEARVRVRGVRKAAIDSAKKLKADNLVTEDGQRDLETQIQKLTDKYVKEIDELVAAKEKDIMTI from the coding sequence ATGGACGCAGAAACATTACTATTGGAAACGGAGGAATCCATGCTCAAGGCCGTGGACTTCGCCAAACAGGAATTCTCCGGCGTACGCACGGGAAAAGCCTCCCCCGGCCTCGTGGAAAACCTGGACGTGCACGTCTCCAGCTACGGCTCCGTCATGAAGCTGAAAGGCTTGGCCGTGATCAGCACGCCTGAACCGCGCCTGATTCTCATCCAGCCGTTTGACCCCAGCACCGTTCATGACATCGGCCGCGCCATTAATGAAAGCAAGCTGAACCTCAATCCGCTTGTGGAAGGCCGCTCCATCCGCCTGCCCATTCCCGCCCTCACGGAAGAACGCCGCAAGGACCTGGTGAAACTGGTCAAATCCCAGGCGGAAGAAGCCCGGGTGCGCGTGCGCGGCGTCCGCAAGGCAGCCATTGACTCCGCCAAAAAGCTCAAGGCGGACAACCTTGTCACGGAAGACGGCCAGCGCGACCTGGAAACGCAAATCCAGAAGCTCACGGACAAATACGTCAAGGAAATTGACGAGCTGGTGGCCGCCAAGGAAAAGGACATCATGACCATCTGA